In the genome of Nomascus leucogenys isolate Asia chromosome 12, Asia_NLE_v1, whole genome shotgun sequence, the window GAAACATCTGACTACATTCTTCCAATTAGATTGATGCATTCTTCATATTAGGGTTGGTAGCAAGTATTTAGGAtgctaaaaaataatattaagatgAAGAAGCAGGCTCAAGACATACAAAGATAGCATTCCTTGAAATGTGTTACCTTCCTAGAGCCGCTACCATATATTTCATGCTCTTTGTTGCAAATAGTCTTttctttcgttttctttttttaaaggaagggtTGAAAGGGAAAGGGCAAGACAAAAATTGTCAAAGAATTCTGGATAACAAAATAGCATGACTCATTATTCCAGATCAATGTCAAGGTCCTGTCTGTGCACTACCATCCTGATTTTGTCCCTGAATAGATCACTTAAGAGTCCcagatgaggccaggcgtggtggctcacgcctgtaatcccagcattttgggaggccgaggtgggcggatcacaacatcaggagatcgagaccatcctggccaacatggtgaaaccccatctaccaaaaacacaaaaattagctgggcgtggtgacgcgtgcctgtagtctcagctacttgggaggctgaggcagtagaatcgcttgaacccaggaggcagaggttgcagtgagccgagatcaagccactgcactccagcttgagcaacagagcgagactccgtctcaaaaaaaaaaaaaaaagagtcccagGTGATTAAACTGCTCTTCTATacattcttctttcctcctcctaaTAGAGAATTATATTTGGAAGGTATTTGGAATCTATTAAAAGGGGCATTTTTGAGATTCCTAGATACTCAAAACAATATACTGGACACAGTCTATAATGTCCAAATTAGAAAACCTTTTGAATCTGGAAACCAGCTGTTCTGAGTCTCTATCGCTTGCTCTAAATTTTTTACATCTTCAAATAATACTTTAAgccaaaaaaagcaaattatccCATACTATAAATGAATATCCCTTCCATAATTCCTTCCTCATGCATGATCTTGCTTTCTGTGTTTCTCAACACAAAGCTTCATACTCACTGTCTTATAAACTGAACTGCGTCTTCGTACTTCATTCCACATTCAATCAAAGCAAGTGCAACCAGCACAGGTGCCCTGCAGAAAGAAACCTGTATGTAAGTATCCATAAATCTTGGAgtggaaggatttttaaaaacctgtaacTGCATATTACCAATGCAATGCATGagctttctttttcctgtatACTAAAGTAGCTGGTATCTGCCTAATACAGTAAATATATCTCATCATCAttaattctatgattttttttttttgacggggcagggggcagggtctcgctctatcacccaggccagagtgcagtggcacaatcatggctcactgcagccttgacctcccaaaactcaggtgatcctcctgcctcagtccctcgaatagctgggactataggtgcccgccaccatgcccagctaatttttgtatttttagtagttagtagagacagggtttcaccacgttacccagtctgctcttgaactcctaggctcaagcagtctgcctgcctccgcctcccaaagtgctgggattataggcgtgaaccacagcgcccagcctgattATCTACTTTTAGTAAAGCACTAAATTCTAAACCTTAAGAAATCTTTACTctttaaaacatcacattatatattaaattttctcaTCACTAGATATGATCAAAAATCCTTCATTGGCCTTTAGCCATTATCACAGTAAAATAAATGGCCAAACATATTACTTATCTCCAGTGTCTCAGAATTTTCATTACCAattgattttaatatttccttATCAAATGCTAAAAAGGTGCTAGACTTTTTCAAGAAAATCCTTTTGATGAGCTAGGAAAATGCCCAAGAATTGATGACCAGGAAAagttctatctttttaaaaaaatttaacaaaagaaatgatgTTTTTATAAAGCCCATTACAGGGCACCAATTTTGGGCTACCTAAAACTAGGATAGCTACTAGTTATAAAACTGCCAAATTACGACATTATCTTCAACCTTCAGGATAAGGACTGAAACTTCTAACCTTATGAACAAACAGTACCACactatgaaaaaggaaaatagcaaaCAAAAGGGCAGAGCAGAACTAATAGCTTGAGTCACCCCCACCTTGAGGCAATGGCAGCCTACACTAATGTTTTGAGTCAAAGTGTGCATCCTAAATTGGCATTTAATCTGCTGTTGATGACAGCGTTGCAACACCATTCCAAGCAATGCTCAGGGGAAAAGGTTTTAAGATCAAAGTCAATTCTTGTCCATACATCTCCTTTCAAGAGTTTAAAGTTCAGATATCTGCTCTCTACCTATTAACTTCCCATTCATCTCAGTCCAAAATTAACCATGTATAGATTCATCaaactctaaaattattttaattttgttgcctATTTCAGTGACCTGAACTTTTGATTACTTGaaacagggagaaaaataaaacacccaCTAAATCCAGGCTGGCATCAGAATCAGACAACCAAATGAAATGAACAGACTCTTTTGAGAAATCATTACACtagtttttcctttcatttcctttcctttcaggtAATTTAATGTTGTTTAGTATAATATACGCAAATGTCTACCAAAGTGAAACTTTCAACTAACTGAGACATGGTAATGAATTCAGACAAAAAGGGTAATAAAGGTAAGAGTTTACCTTCCCAATCCCGCAACACAATGCACTGCAACACAGCAACCTGGCTCTTCACGAAATTTGGTTTTTAACAGGTTTAACCAATCATCTACTATTTGATTAGGGGGTGGAGCTCCATCATCAAATGGCCAATCCTgaaaagaaatgactttttaCATTAAGAATACCTGCACACAGTACACACGGCAGGCCTAACTGAACTAACCGCACTATATATACCTATTGTTAACACAATTCTGATCATTGCTGTAAAATGATCCAGGATTGAAATGAAAGTCTGCCAAATAAATTAGCCTTCTCAATGCAGTGTCACATACATCTAAATTTACAAAAACTTACAGAAATCTCTATCAGAGTCATAAGAGCTAGTGTTCTCCCAAATATGATATCTGAATAGAGCAGTAATTAGACATAATAGACAAAACTGTAATTAAAGccaagaaaaagagaggacaTAGCACGTCAACATGATTTAAAAGTCCACTCTGGCAAAGCATACCAACTGGTGTCTCATTGGTCTCTACAGATAATTGAAGATAACTAAGTTATGACATCTTTAGAGAAAGGTTATCTGATAAGAAATCTCCAATAGTAAATCATAACAGAAACATACTACCATCTTTGTGCTTATTAAAAGGCAAGCagcaagtatttttaaagtgcttactAAATTACATATGTCCCCATTTAACAAGGACAGTGCTGCATGACAGGGTCCTGGGCAAATGGAGACCATTTTGTCTAGTATCCCTTTCTCTTTCGGTATTCACCTATTTGGGCTATCTTTCAATTAAGACTAATCCCACGAGCATTCACAGTATAGGCAGGGGTTTATCTTCCTCACTACTTAGCAAGAGGTCCTAAGAAACCAACACAAATGGGAAGTGGAGGAGGGGGACTGGGGGCTGACATTTTACAGgccttccctcctcccatctaAGCTTCAAAGATAGAAATGCAAAAACACtgttaggaatatttttaaaaacataaggcTATTCTAATGAGATTGGATAAGGACACTTTAAGAtatgagaggaggaaaaagagaaaagtgacagAGCATTAAATTGATTCTGCATTCATTATTGGCACCACTAGAACACTTCATGTAGCCCATTAGCCATAACAGTACTTGTTTGAGTTGACAACTACGCCCCATAATTAAAGGACTGTCCGTATTATAAATGTCACTAGAGTTCAACTGTAAATAGCAATAAAACCAGCACCTTAGTCAAGAGCTTACTTCCTCTAATACTCCCTAAAATGCACCTAGTtaagaaacaatataaaacatGCTTCACTTACCCATGTAAGCAGTGTCTATTTGTAAAAAATCATTAATCATTTAGAAACATCTGAACCTCAAAGTGATAACAGCTAAAACCACCATTAGTCTATTCCAGTGTGTGTCTGGTTTGCAAGAGCATTCAGAGGATTGACAGGCCTTATTTGGGGATACCCTCTTACCATGAAATGTTCCAAAACCCTCTTCACCTAGCAAAATTAGATTAACTCTTAAAATCTCTGTCTGGGAGAAGGAAATTCCAAGCTTAAGGCTAAATGCCCTTGTTTTTTCAAGTTAAGTTAAACCTTTCATTTTATCTGATcatagctatttatttatttgtttgtttttatttatttttttaatgacttcttttcctctgggtagatacccagtagtgggattgctggatcaaatgatagttctacttttagttctttaaggaatctccatgctgttttctatagtggttgtactagtttacattcccaccagcagtgtaaaagtgttcctttttcactgcatccctgccaacatctattttttattttttgattatggccattcttacaggagtaaggtggtatcatattgtgcttttgatttgcatttcccagattacagctatttcaaacaaaacaaaaacctaaattcAAAGGCCTGGAATGAATCTTAGGCCTACCATTATCTTCTACAAACTAGTTCAAGTTCTTTAGTTCATGTCTATTTCACAAAGATGTTTACCAACATTACTGACTCAAACAGACTATGGTCAATCCAGTCATTTTCTCACTCTGCCATCTGTCAAAACAAGTTGATTTTTGCTCACTGGAGAACATATTCATAATGCAGCAAAATAAACTTGTATGCAGcttattttcagaagtttaaattttattactactttttaaatacaGGGCTGAATATGACACTTTTACACTCATTCCCAGTGATTTCCAGCAGTGGACAGTAAAGTCATTCAGAAATTTGACTGCAAGCAAATTATTACCATGCCAAACTATTAAAACACGctattgattgactgattgacaaggtccctgtcacccaagctggagcacagcagcacaatcacggctcactgcagccttgacctcctgggttcaggtgatcctcccacctcagcctcccaagtagctgggactataggcgcctgccatcacgtccagctaatttttttatttttcggagagacagggtttcaccatgttgccccactagccttggaactcctgggctcaagtgatccacccaccttggcctcccacagtggtgggaacaggcctaagccaccacacAGGGccctaaaacacatttttttaaaacacatttggctacttaatttttattttcaccaaaATGGACATGAAGAAACTATGGATCAGATATAAGAGAACTGCCTTACCAATaggtctttattctttttgcatcAACTGCCTTTTCAACCACTGACCAATATAATAAAGACTACAGAACTACCTCTCAATAAGAAGCAGCAACATAACCTTAAACCAGTATCTTCCTTATTACGTTCTTCCTACCTAACTACTTATAAAATCTCCAGTTCTCTTCCTACTACATAACCTTCCCACAATCAAACCAACAGCTCAGACACCTAAAACTACAAGATCATTTCATTACATGCTCCTAAAAGCTGCTCCTACAACTTAGACAACTACTtagggaagaaagaataaaatgttaactAATCTGATGCTCCCATTTGCTATAAGGAAACAGCCTATTTTGGTGCTAAAAAggaacttaatttaaaataattccaatCACTTTGTGCACAAATTGAGCTAGATAAGAAATCTCATCACACTAAAGCTCCTCAGAAACCCAACAAAAAGCATCAGAAACTATGCTGATTACTCTGCAGCAAGATGCCTTCTACCTCTCCTCATCCTCTTATCCCACCTTTTTGCCTCCTACAAGTTATCCACAAAATATTAAGTAACTAATCTTATACTTGCAAAGTGGCAGAGTTCCATATGGACTTAAGAATGTCTGATGGAAATTACTTTCATCATATTCAAATTAGTAGCCTAGAAACAAAAGCTAAATATTGcattaatttctaaaaaataaaacttgcaaATTTACATGTTGTTAAAATAAGAGCACactaaattttgctttttattagttGAAAATACTATGATTTGTAGGCTTTAAGAGCACAAATGAACAAAACTGCCAATTTGTTAATCCAAAGGAATTTGAAAGATTGCTATCAATAATGTATTTTCCACTACAaccttaaaaaaatccaaaagtacTACTGccagggtgtttttgtttttgagacaaggtcttactctgtcatccaggctggagagcagtggcataatcaaggctcactgcaaccttgacctcccgggctcaggcgatcctctcacttcagcctcccaagtagctgggactacagatgtgtgccaccgtgcccacctaataccaagttttaattttttttttttttttttgagatggggtttccctctgtcacccaggctggaatgtggtggcgtggccacagctcactgcagtctcaaccacctgggctgaagtgattctctcacctcaaaaacccaagtagctgggaccacaggtgtgcaccaacacgccCCACCAGTTTTTTAATTATCTGTACAGATGAGatctcaccacattgcccaggctggtcttgaactcctgggttcaagtgatcttcccacaatattgggattataggtgtgagccagtgcacctggcctagttttttataaatatttatgtttgaaAGATACAACTTGTTGCGAAAAATTTAAATACTACACACTCACTAGAACGtggattccttctttttcaacTGGAGCTTTATCATATGTAGCATCACAAACTCGAACCAAAGTCGTCACTCCATACTTCTtaagttcctttaaaaaaaaaaaaaattataatggaacTTGTTTTTGAAACCTACAGCCAAAAATGTAGAAATGTACtattataggccaggcgcagtggttcacacctataatcccagcactttgggaggcctgaggcgggcagatcacaaggtaaggagttcgagaccagcctgaccgacatagtgaaaccccgtctctattaaaaatacaaagatcagctgagcatggtggcgcgggcctgtaatcccagctactcaggaggctgaggcaggagaatcgcttgaacccaggaggcagacgttgcagtgagcccagattgcgccactgcactccagcctgggcgacagagcaagactccatctccaaaaaaaaaaaaaaaagaaatgtactgttataaattaaaacaatgagatatcatttttaGACAAAGATCAGAATTGTTCTCATTGTGGTTATATATTTAATGGACACTCACGAAATCTCAGTGGGAGTGTAAGACTCACCTTTCTAAAGGGCAATTTGGTAGCATAACGTGAAAACTTACACAAAAGTTCACATACACTGCAACCTAAAAATTCTACTTCTGGGAGTttatacaaaagaaataattaaagacATATACAAAGATTTAGGTAACAGCACGTTCACCACAAACTGGAAAGGTGAAAAATTAGAAACCACATTAATGGTCCAAAAATAAGGGAATGATTAAAGAAGTACGGCACATCCATATAGTGAACACTATGAcagctataaaaaaataccaagGAGGATggggaaagattttaaaaaatacatagtgtGATCCTATCTGTATGTGTATTTATgaatacacacagatatatgCAGAGAAAAACATCTAGAAGCCAGTTATTAACAATTAAATGTTGTTAAattctttttgcttatctgtatctttttatttttatgaaataaacattgctttttttaaagaaataaaattctgaaattaagagaaaaagtgGTATATTAAAAAGACAGCTAATGCAATCATAGCCAGAAGCCTTGCTCCTTTAAAACTCTCCCTATGGTGAATGCCTAACACAGTGACTACCTACCTTCGAGGGGCTACCAAcatcttttttatagctgcagaAGGACAGTGGCCTGTGCCATTATTGGAGACTATGGCCAAGGAATCCTCAGGATAAAAATAGTACCACATAATTCAGCCAGGCTTAAAGGTGACTGAACAATCTGAGGGCATACAGGCCTAGAATCAACTTGTAGGCCATGTATACAAAGTTAAGAAGCTCAGGGAATTATAAGTATAAATAAGCAGGCACAGTGATATCCTGTAAGGGTCCATCGTTTAGTTATCTaaagtgtaaaattattttaattgctaaaggacttcatttttcacaaaaaggCCTTCTTATAATACAGACTCAGGAAAGGTAGAAGTATTAagtcaggaatttaaaaaatgtttcaaaatacaaataaaaccccATTAAAATAAACTCTGTAATAGCCATTCATTGAAAAGTTGTGACAGAATTTTTTATGGTatttgtgaccttaggcaagtcaaaACCTCGTTtggtctcagttttcccatctacaaaataaaaatcactagGAGTTCACCACCTTTCTAAGTCTGCTCCATAAATACAGcaagaaaaatcatttaaactCAACGACCCAAGAATGATTAAAAAGCTTATGTtctggtcaggcacggtggctcacgcctgtaatcccagcattttgggaggcccaggcgggcggatcacgaggtcaagagatcaagaccatcccagccaacatggtgaaacctcatctctactaaaaatacaaaaattagctgggagtggtggtgcacgcctgtagtcccagctacttgggaggctgaggcaggagaatcgcttaaacccgggaggcacaggttgcagtgagccaagatcatgccactgcactccgtctcaaaaaaaaaaaaaaaaaaaaaaaaaaggctgggcacggtggctcatgcctgtaatcccagcactttgggaggccaaggtggcagatcacaaggtcaggagatcaagacaatcctggctaacatggtgaaatcccgtctctactagaaatacaaaaaattagccgggcgtggtggcaggtgcctgtagtcccagctactagggaggctgaggcaggagaatggtgtgaacccgggaggcggaacttgcagtgagccgagatagtgccactgcactccagcctggcgaaagagcgagactccgtctccaaaaaaaaaaaaaaaaagcttacgtTCAAATGTTTGCTCAAAGAAGTACAAAGGGTTTTTTCTCCCaccaatagaaaaaatattaagtatctGACATAAAAATACTACCTCTACCACCTTTTCTTCCCCCAAGTTTCTGGACCCTTGTATACAATTATTACAACTAAGTAGTTTGGCGGTGGCTTTTCATCAAAGGTGGTTAGAATATCTGAAGTACATACAGAATGGTTTTTAGTGTCAGACATCTAGGCAAGTACAGCAGTTCCACCACATACTATGTGCCATTAGGCAAATCACTAAATGGctctgaacctgtttcctcatTGGTAAGAGGGAAATAATGGCATCTACACCTCATAGGGTTTTTGTATTTGTGACCTTAAGCACAAACATTGCTCATTGCATAATGTGTAACACTGTTTATTATAATGCTAGGTGCATAccgtgttcaataaatgttaattattattactgaATGTTTGACCAAAAAAACCTGtcaataaatgtagaaagaacacagagaaaacagTACTAGATATCTCTACAGTCCCCAAATTTCATAAATGTTCTTGAAAAAATCTGCTGTAACTAACCCAACCCAATTCAAACCAGGATTGGCAGGATGACtccaaatacagaaataaatggcTTTGTGCTAAGAgaattttttaatgggattttacCTAGAAATCAATCCAAAAAGCAGACCATGCTACAATCTTACCTCTGTGAACTTGTTGAGAGTAGCATTGGTAGGGTTGTGAGTTATCAGAAAACGCATGTTCTCATAGGAGATCTCCACAGGGGCTGGACGGTTCATTATGGCAAATAAAAAGTGTGAGCGTGCGTGTGAGTGTGATggggaaagtgaaaaaaaaaaatcaataaatcttgAAATGTTTCACagcagaaaacattaaaaagaccCCTAAAATGCCTATTATCAATCAGTGTTTTCTCTATTCAACTTGTTTATTCCTTATGAAGCTTCTCTCTTCAAGATAAGCAAAGTATTTAGAATCCACTTGAATCCAAATTCAATTTGGGCCTCAATTTCTGCAGATGGATACCTTCGGACTCCAAAAAATCCAACTACATATAAAACTTAAGCAGCCTTTACTACATTTAGGCACTAGTGAGACAAGTTAAAAGTGTAGGTCACTTTCCACTTGTTTACTTGATGCTTAATTTTACTGGAGTCATTAAAAGAAATATgcttgcaattaaaaaaaaaaaaagccaactatTTCTGAGGCCAGTCTCGGTGTCCAGGAGTCTTCAAGGCAATGTTAATTATGGCACATAGAACCTCCAAGCTCACTTGTCAGCGAAAACGCTGTGCTGAGCCTGGCAGAAGTCTGCCCTCACACTCAGAATCGCCATAAATGTGCAACGTATATTCCAACGAAAAacctggagaagaaaagaataagtaATATGAACTAGAGGCTGATGGCACAGTGAACACAAATGCCTGAAGTCAAAATACATTCTTTATAAGCCCAAAGCGATGTGAAGTGTCACCAATTATACATTATTACTATCTATGAAGAATTGGATAAAGGGGTATtatgaagagttttaaaaatcagagactcgagccgggtgtggtggctgatgcctgtaatcctagcactttgggaggctgaggcaggcagatcacctgaggtcgggagtttgagaccagcctgatcaacatggagaaaccctgttgctactaaaaatacacaattagccaggtgtggtggtgcatgcctgtaatcccagctactcgggaggctgaggcaggagaatcacttgaacccgggaggtggaggttgtggtgagccaagatggcaccattgcactccagcctgggcaacaagagcaaaactctgtctcaaaaaaaaaaaaaaaaagcagagactcaagccaggcacggtggctcatacctttaatcccagcactttgggaggccaaggagggcagatcacctgaggtcaggagttcgagaccagcctgaccaatatggagaaaccccatctctactaaaaatacaaaattagccaggcttggtggcgcatgcctgtaatcccagctactcgggaggctgaggcaggagaattgcttgaacctgggaggcggaggttgcagtgagctgagattgtgccactgcactccagtctgggcaatgagaacaaaactccgtcacaaaaaaaacaaaaaaacaaacaaaaaataatcacaGACTCGATTATTTTtaactcaaataatttttaaatgattactaGATACTTAAAGAAAACTTccatgaactctttttttttttttttttttttttgagacggagtcttgctctgtcactcaagctgaagtgcaatggcgagatctcagctcactgcaacctccgccccccaggttcaagctattttcctgcctcagcctcccaagtagctgggattacaggtgcccaccaccacacctcgataatttttgtatttttgatagagacggggcttcaccacgttgaccaggctcatcttgaactcctgacctaaggtgattcactcgcctaggcctcccaaagtgctgcgattacaggcgtgagctactgcgcctggcccatgaaCTGTTTTCAAAAACTTCACAAAGATCTccttatttttctgctttgatgGTTAGGTCCTTCACATATACTCTTTGGTTAAAATAAGGTATACCTATAAATGGGTAGAGGATATTAATCAAAATTTCACTTTgaggattttattctttctatacAAAGTATATGTGTTGGCCCTCAATGATGAGACTAACTCATAAGGCACTCTCAAAACATCCTGTGATCCAACACTGTACTGACAGTGCTTTCCTATATGATACTGTTTCACACAATGCAGTGGACATAACCAACTTGTTACGTAAATaaagaattgattttttaaaaatcatttccccTTTTCCTCACAACTCTTGAGTAGTTGTTACAACATACAAGGAATGCGGAAAGAGGATCAGAAaatgaagtgacttgcctaacACCACACAATGGAAGTTTTTAACTGAGCCCAAATTCAAACCCAAGTCTTCTGTTAGTCCCGTTTTTTCCAATGTACCACAAATGCCTGCTGACCCAACTAATGTATAAACCTCATCCTCTCCTTTCTATTTCAGTttacctttttattatttctcacataATAATTGCCtcaagaatacaaaattatttgaagGTCACTGATTCACACTGATTCTCCCCAAACATTAatccctaccaaaaaaaacaaagcaagaagtgacagaatttttattattattttaggccTGCTGCTTTGAAACACAGTACTCTTTAGAGCAGTCAGAGAACATCAACATAATCATAAATTCCTCTGGAAACAGGGACAAAGCTTAAGTTCTTTCACTTGCCTTTTCCCTAAGTTACCAATAAAGGCTTACTTAGAAGTCTCTAAAAAATAGCTGTGACCAGACAGAAATAGGTCTGAAAGATAATGACTACGGAACCACtttcaggaagaaactgaaatataTAGGTAAGCAGCTAGGCCTACAAAGCTTCAACACTATTCATCTATCCTCAAGCTTTATGATACTCTTATGGCATTTTATTGTGTAAATTGCATACTTGTGATTATATAACCACGGACACaaacataaaactaaaataatataaaagacacaaatgaaattcaaaatggCATTCTAAGAACTTCAATAATACTACAGCAGAACGAGTTACTCGTTacagtaa includes:
- the PTP4A2 gene encoding protein tyrosine phosphatase type IVA 2 isoform X2, translating into MNRPAPVEISYENMRFLITHNPTNATLNKFTEDWPFDDGAPPPNQIVDDWLNLLKTKFREEPGCCVAVHCVAGLGRAPVLVALALIECGMKYEDAVQFIRQKRRGAFNSKQLLYLEKYRPKMRLRFRDTNGHCCVQ
- the PTP4A2 gene encoding protein tyrosine phosphatase type IVA 2 isoform X1, which produces MNRPAPVEISYENMRFLITHNPTNATLNKFTEELKKYGVTTLVRVCDATYDKAPVEKEGIHVLDWPFDDGAPPPNQIVDDWLNLLKTKFREEPGCCVAVHCVAGLGRAPVLVALALIECGMKYEDAVQFIRQKRRGAFNSKQLLYLEKYRPKMRLRFRDTNGHCCVQ